A stretch of the Streptococcus suis genome encodes the following:
- the lepB gene encoding signal peptidase I, giving the protein MGIKKGTNRSPFMKFIAEWGFFILFIVAVFASRYYIWNPVSVQGHSMDPTLQHQEKLIMLKTTSIDRFDIVVASETDSNGDEKLIVKRVIGMPGDTIRYENDVLYINNEQIDESYLAEYLTAFNEDKLQTIYSYNKQFQAVAQSAEAFTQDANGYVDFTITVPEGQYFLMGDDRLVSLDSRSVGTFSRENIKGEVVFRMWPFNRIGTVD; this is encoded by the coding sequence ATGGGAATTAAAAAAGGTACCAATCGTTCCCCATTCATGAAATTCATTGCCGAATGGGGATTCTTTATCTTATTTATCGTAGCTGTGTTCGCCAGTCGATACTATATCTGGAATCCAGTTTCAGTTCAGGGGCATTCCATGGACCCGACGCTTCAACACCAAGAAAAATTGATTATGCTGAAAACAACATCAATCGACCGTTTCGATATTGTTGTTGCTAGCGAGACAGACAGTAATGGTGACGAAAAATTAATTGTCAAACGTGTTATCGGCATGCCAGGTGACACCATCCGCTACGAAAACGATGTACTATATATCAATAACGAACAAATAGATGAGTCATATTTAGCAGAATATTTGACAGCTTTTAATGAAGATAAACTTCAAACTATCTATTCTTACAATAAACAATTCCAGGCCGTTGCTCAATCTGCCGAGGCCTTTACACAGGACGCCAATGGTTACGTAGATTTCACTATAACGGTCCCAGAAGGTCAGTACTTCTTGATGGGGGATGATCGTCTCGTTTCACTAGATAGCCGTAGTGTGGGAACATTCTCCCGTGAAAATATCAAAGGTGAAGTCGTCTTTCGGATGTGGCCATTCAACC